In one window of Macrotis lagotis isolate mMagLag1 chromosome 5, bilby.v1.9.chrom.fasta, whole genome shotgun sequence DNA:
- the LAMTOR5 gene encoding ragulator complex protein LAMTOR5, which produces MEAALEQHLEDTMKNPSIVGVLCTDSQGLNLGCRGTLSDEHAGVISVLAQQAAKLTSDPTDIPVVCLESDNGNIMIQKHDGITVAVHKMAS; this is translated from the exons ATGGAGGCGGCCCTGGAGCAGCACCTGGAGGACAC GATGAAGAACCCGTCCATCGTGGGCGTCCTGTGCACGGACTCGCAGGGACTGAACCTGGGCT GCCGTGGAACCCTGTCAGATGAACATGCTGGGGTGATCTCTGTCCTAGCCCAACAAGCAGCCAAATTAACCTCTGACCCAACAGACATTCCTGTAGTCTGTCTGGAATCAGACAATGG GAATATAATGATCCAGAAACATGATGGCATCACCGTGGCAGTGCACAAAATGGCATCTTGA